In the Podospora pseudocomata strain CBS 415.72m chromosome 5, whole genome shotgun sequence genome, one interval contains:
- a CDS encoding hypothetical protein (antiSMASH:Cluster_14), protein MDLRNMVSQPGEEVAWATFRTVQERSNVPTKHNPEPLVRLTATSRYSDKETSFDATKVTIAGIVRLAKYCRSSEWASISKFGGVQKAAFVWLNQADLDQDGYWPHYYNILSRKDTHLAKQFLLDITLLKWQDDIDGLVSRAYSQKRVDERSMPGDLTPAPTRMGADAGEKEAPQNPNGHWPPNCDCSADKQVVTQMRSDLEKEIPDARAEIQEMSGLTLAMLTQSGLEMAGVDRRSLFEVYTELWRAWEQSATFQAEVKTKRRLSVCISADLDLSKLGDIDFRIKVDRSRGLEVVSKFRVPIHTCIKSLDPPRDWPQEAGRIPSCSDVVESLSVDSSRLEDNANLYFFFKIINVSIPLKLTVLEGQAVTVRDRHELIWIWIPAGDFAASTEVPKGVQIEVINATIQKQALQD, encoded by the exons ATGGATCTTCGAAATATGGTCTCGCaaccgggggaggaggttgcaTGGGCAACCTTTCGCACGGTGCAGGAACGTTCCAACGTCCCGACCAAGCATAATCCTGAACCGCTTGTCCGATTGACAGCCACAAGTCGCTACTCGGACAAAGAGACCTCTTTCGACGCTACCAAGGTGACTATTGCCGGCATTGTGCGGTTAGCCAAATACTGCCGTTCCTCGGAATGGGCTAGCATTTCAAAGTTCGGGGGTGTCCAGAAAGCCGCCTTCGTGTGGCTCAACCAGGCAGACCTGGACCAGGATGGTTATTGGCCGCACTATTATAATATACTTTCTCGTAAAGACACCCATCTAGCAAAACAATTCCTCTTAG ACATTACGTTATTGAAATGGCAGGATGATATTGATGGTCTCGTCTCCCGGGCCTACTCGCAAAAACGAGTGGATGAGCGTTCCATGCCAGGAGATCTTACCCCGGCTCCCACTCGGATGGGTGCAGATGCaggagagaaggaagccCCGCAGAACCCCAATGGACACTGGCCGCCCAATTGTGACTGCTCAGCTGATAAGCAGGTCGTCACGCAGATGCGGTCCGACCTTGAGAAGGAGATCCCGGATGCGAGGGCGGAAATCCAAGAAATGAGTGGTCTGACACTTGCCATGCTGACACAGTCAGGATTGGAGATGGCAGGGGTGGACCGGCGAAGTTTGTTCGAGGTGTATACCGAATTGTGGCGTGCTTGGGAGCAGAGCGCAACCTTTCAGGCCGAAGTCAAAACCAAACGACGCTTGTCAGTTTGCATATCCGCGGACCTGGACTTGTCCAAGCTTGGTGACATCGACTTCAGGATCAAGGTGGACCGTTCTCGCGGGCTGGAAGTCGTGAGCAAGTTCAGGGTTCCAATACATACTTGCATCAAGTCACTTGACCCGCCCCGGGATTGGCCACAAGAGGCGGGAAGGATCCCTAGCTGTAGTGACGTGGTCGAAAGCCTGTCGGTG GACAGTAGCCGCCTTGAAGATAACGCCAACTTGTACTTCTTTTTCAAGATCATCAATGTGTCCATCCCCCTGAAACTCACTGTGCTCGAGGGACAGGCTGTCACTGTGCGAGACCGCCACGAGCTCATCTGGATTTGGATACCTGCGGGTGACTTTGCGGCCTCGACAGAGGTGCCCAAGGGGGTGCAGATTGAGGTCATCAACGCAACCATTCAGAAGCAAGCTTTACAGGATTAA